CGCATCACTGCAAGCGACCCCATCTGGCTCAGTATGTTGGCGTCGATGCTCCTTGGCCTCTGCGACACTATGACAAGGCCGAGGCCGAACTTGCGGCCCTCCCTTGCGACCTTGGACGCAAAGTATTTCGTCTCTGTTTTTTCGTCCTTTGGTATAAAGACGTGCGCCTCCTCTATCACTACCAGGACAGGGGCGTTAAAGCGCGGGGGCGATTTCAGGTCTTCTGCCGACTGGATCCGGTCCTTGGCCTGCCGGGTGGCGCGCTTGCGGTCGTCCAAGAGCTCTTCCAGATAGTACGAGACAGAGACGTTGGCCTGCTTCTCGGTCAGCTCTACAAGGTTGATGACGTTTATCTTGCCGTTCTTTATCAGCGCTATGGGGTCTGCCATGCCGGGATCGAGTATGTTGCGGAACTTTTTGCGGACATAGTCTATCTTGTCCTCCACCTTTGCGGCCGCTTCTCGGTACATCTTTTCCTCAGCCCCAACTGCCCGGGCGCCTGCTACGAGCGAGTCCCAGAAATCGTCGCCCTTTCTCTGCTGGACGTCCTGAGTGAGTGCCTGGCGGAGCACGTGAATCTGGTTCGACGCGTTCTCTTGGATTTCAATAACTTCTGCAAGCTTGTCTGCCGGAAGCATCCTCGGATTTATCTTGGCAGGCATCAGGTTTGCAGCATTCCTGCCAAGGTCAAGCGTGGAATAGTCGTCGTGGTAATCAAAGATTATCATCGTGCCGCCCACCCGGGCGATCTCTTTTGCAAGGAGCGAAACCAGATTGCTCTTGCCCATGCCGGTCATTGCAAGCACGGCAAGGTGCCTTGACACGACCTTGTCGATGTTGGCCCTGACCTCCACCTCGACATTCCGGAGCAGGCTTCCCATGTGCGCCCACTCTGTCCCCTCTGGCGCAAAGACTTTGGCAAGGTCGGCGGTGGTCGCCTCGTATATCAGGGTGCCCGGCTCTGGCGGCAGCGCCGGCATGACTGCCTTGCACCTGCGCAGTTTTTCAAGGTAGCCGATTATCCTTGCGTCGGCCTTGTAGCTCTTGTCGCGCTTGTTTTCCGCCGCCACCTGGAGGCTCTCTGAAGCCTCGTCGTAGTTCCGGATGCTGTCGCCAAGGGCATCGCTCTTTACAAACGAGCGCTCCACAAGCGCAAGTATCTTTTCGCCGCAGCTCTGCATTACCACGTACTCGCCGACGCTGACGGGGCGCCTTGACTCGAACCGGACATAGTCCGGCTTGGCCACGCCCACGATTATCCCTAGCTCTTTTTCTCCTCCTTCACTCATTCAGCGCGTCCCTCGCTCCCTGCTCATTCTGCAAGCTGTAGATGCTTGCAAGCCTGTCTATATCTTCATTGCTTATCTTGCAGGTCTTGTGCGCGAGTTTCAGGCAGTACGGGTAGCCCGCTACAGAGTGGTAGCTCAGCATGTCAAGCATCGGCTTTACCTCGTCAATGCCGACGCCCCAGCTTGCGCTGTCTATCTCGATCCTCACCACTGGAGTATAGTCCTTGAGCCGGGCGTAGATTTCATAGACATCGCCTGCAGAAAAGCGTGCCCTCTGCGGCACACTAAAACCTGCCTTCTTGTCAAGGTGACCGTAGTAGTAAATGTCGCCTGCCTGCGAATCCAGGTCCTCAAACTGCAGCCTGCTGTTTGACGTTTTTGCGATAAAGACAGACTCGCCATACTGCCTGAGCACGCTTGCCGCGTCAAGGCTTCCCCGGGCCCTTGCCACTATCGAGCCGTCGACACACGTGATGTCGACGCCTGGATCCTCGACTGCTTTGCGCGCCATCCTTGCCTCCATCGCCATCGCCCTGACGTCAAGTTTTTCCGCCCTTGCCACGCCGGTTATGCTGCTTTCCCACTCCCTTGCGACTTGCCTGTTTGCGCTCGTGACTGCCACCGCGGCTATCGCGTACAGGTCCAGCCCCTGAAAACCCCGCTTGTTCCAGCTGCTGTCAATGCCGGCAGACTCGCACTTGGCCGGCCTTGGCGCATAGTTCACCCAACGCGAGCCGGCCTGCGCCATTATCCTGTCATAGTTGACGTCCCTTATCCCGGCAAGCTTGGCCTCCCTGTTCCTTATTGCGTCAAGTATTATCTCGTTGAACACGACCGCGACGGGTAACGTTGGAGCCCCGAGTTAAAAAGTGATCAGGCGGAGGACATCCTGCTTGCTATTTCCGCAGGGTCCCACATCGTCCTTGCCCTGCCTGCTTGTGCAAGCGCTCCCGCTTCCATCACCTGCGCCGCCACCTTTGCGGCCATCGGGAGCGCGCCCGTAGCACCAGGCGAATTGTAGTTCAAAACGTGCACCGACGAATCGCGTTTTAGGATGAGCGTGTCAGGGACGAACCTGCCCTCGCGGTCTATGACTGACGAGCGTATGCCTGCCGTGCCCCGCTCGGTAAAGGCAGAAGGCCTCAGCGCGGGCAGGAATTCCCTGACCCTGTTTATCATCGCAGTTTTTGAAAGTGAGCTTTTCAATTCCGTGCTTGCAAGCGACAGGAACTGCCTGTCAAAGAACACCTTGCGGGCGCCTGTCGCCGACGACTCTATTATCTTGGGGAGCATGTCTGCGATGTTCCTGCCTAGTGAATAGGCGTACGGCCCAAAGAC
The sequence above is drawn from the Nitrososphaera viennensis EN76 genome and encodes:
- a CDS encoding ATP-binding protein, with protein sequence MSEGGEKELGIIVGVAKPDYVRFESRRPVSVGEYVVMQSCGEKILALVERSFVKSDALGDSIRNYDEASESLQVAAENKRDKSYKADARIIGYLEKLRRCKAVMPALPPEPGTLIYEATTADLAKVFAPEGTEWAHMGSLLRNVEVEVRANIDKVVSRHLAVLAMTGMGKSNLVSLLAKEIARVGGTMIIFDYHDDYSTLDLGRNAANLMPAKINPRMLPADKLAEVIEIQENASNQIHVLRQALTQDVQQRKGDDFWDSLVAGARAVGAEEKMYREAAAKVEDKIDYVRKKFRNILDPGMADPIALIKNGKINVINLVELTEKQANVSVSYYLEELLDDRKRATRQAKDRIQSAEDLKSPPRFNAPVLVVIEEAHVFIPKDEKTETKYFASKVAREGRKFGLGLVIVSQRPRSIDANILSQMGSLAVMRMIQPDDQMQVSAASEALSRDLIDQLPSLNPGEAVFAGQWVNLPTFVRADEVKERKIGGDLKAVEQWSQLAAAKEIAKESSDSYVPPGYIQD
- a CDS encoding DNA double-strand break repair nuclease NurA, with the translated sequence MFNEIILDAIRNREAKLAGIRDVNYDRIMAQAGSRWVNYAPRPAKCESAGIDSSWNKRGFQGLDLYAIAAVAVTSANRQVAREWESSITGVARAEKLDVRAMAMEARMARKAVEDPGVDITCVDGSIVARARGSLDAASVLRQYGESVFIAKTSNSRLQFEDLDSQAGDIYYYGHLDKKAGFSVPQRARFSAGDVYEIYARLKDYTPVVRIEIDSASWGVGIDEVKPMLDMLSYHSVAGYPYCLKLAHKTCKISNEDIDRLASIYSLQNEQGARDALNE